Proteins from one Halococcus hamelinensis 100A6 genomic window:
- a CDS encoding ATP-binding protein, with protein MSSSELDVVEFLLTTHLYNNDRDRDPDDLPPAYRRALWDGGGIERPLTANETNAREATGVGDPWGAVSGLMFTDHDDFAGSITLTEHEMATEWFADRADADRLLANPTLAAAVDVDGVDYETAREANRPMHADRVWIDSLLEEYFDDEEDEEMLDLVEIRAPEEVEMTLDDLVLTADQKNEIQKIMKAIEHRDYLAQIGLREIGKLLYVGPPGTGKTTTSRALAHELDLPFVEVKLSMVTSQYLGETAKNVEKTFEVAKRLSPCILFIDEFDFVAKTRNSDEHVALKRAVNTLLKSIDEISLINDEVLLIGATNHPDQLDAAAWRRFDEIVNFPKPDSLMRSDILRIITQEMEIEDFDPDALADDTEGLTGSDLRLVLREAVLDALTEERTALTQADLEAAVQDFEERDSLKDLDMIEGDHDALVAGGDISADGGGHDDHDHSHHDHDH; from the coding sequence ATGAGCAGCTCGGAACTTGACGTCGTCGAATTTCTGCTCACGACGCATCTCTACAACAACGACCGTGACCGCGACCCCGACGACCTCCCGCCCGCCTACCGGCGCGCGCTCTGGGACGGCGGCGGGATCGAGCGACCGCTCACCGCGAACGAGACCAACGCCCGCGAGGCCACCGGCGTCGGCGACCCGTGGGGGGCGGTCTCGGGGCTGATGTTCACCGACCACGACGACTTCGCGGGTTCGATCACCCTCACCGAACACGAGATGGCGACCGAGTGGTTCGCCGACCGCGCCGACGCCGACCGGCTGCTGGCGAACCCGACGCTCGCGGCGGCGGTCGACGTCGACGGGGTCGACTACGAGACCGCCCGCGAGGCGAACCGGCCCATGCACGCCGACCGCGTCTGGATCGACAGCCTGCTGGAGGAGTACTTCGACGACGAGGAGGACGAGGAGATGCTTGACCTCGTGGAGATCCGTGCGCCCGAGGAGGTCGAGATGACCCTCGACGACCTCGTGTTGACCGCGGACCAGAAGAACGAGATCCAGAAGATAATGAAGGCGATCGAACACCGCGACTACCTCGCCCAGATCGGCCTCCGCGAGATCGGGAAACTCCTCTACGTGGGGCCGCCGGGAACGGGCAAGACCACGACCTCGCGTGCGCTCGCCCACGAACTCGACCTCCCCTTCGTCGAGGTCAAACTCTCGATGGTGACGAGCCAGTATCTCGGCGAGACGGCCAAGAACGTCGAGAAGACCTTCGAGGTCGCCAAACGCCTCTCGCCGTGTATCCTCTTCATCGACGAGTTCGACTTCGTCGCCAAGACCAGGAACTCGGACGAACACGTCGCGCTCAAGCGCGCGGTCAACACCCTCCTGAAGTCGATCGACGAGATCAGCCTGATCAACGACGAGGTGCTGTTGATCGGCGCGACCAACCACCCCGACCAGCTCGACGCGGCGGCGTGGCGGCGCTTCGACGAGATCGTGAACTTCCCGAAGCCCGACTCGCTGATGCGCTCGGACATCCTCCGGATCATCACCCAGGAGATGGAGATCGAGGACTTCGACCCCGACGCGCTCGCCGACGACACCGAGGGTCTCACCGGGAGCGACCTCAGGCTCGTGCTCCGCGAGGCGGTGCTCGACGCGCTGACCGAGGAGCGCACCGCGCTGACCCAGGCCGACCTCGAAGCCGCCGTCCAGGACTTCGAGGAGCGCGACAGCCTGAAGGACCTCGACATGATCGAGGGCGACCACGACGCGCTCGTGGCCGGCGGCGACATCAGCGCCGACGGCGGCGGTCACGACGACCACGACCACAGCCATCACGACCACGACCACTGA
- a CDS encoding thiolase family protein, whose translation MADTTPVVVAAYRTAQGKEDGVFSAVRSEDLSIPLINEILAETGLAGEDIDDLMWGCAQQRGEQGNNVARIISLLSDLGESVPATTINRWCASSAQSIISASDAVRAGQRDAVLAGGVENMSRVEQGANRQNIHPRLAEEHNIAALSMGMTAEEVAERYDVSREAQDEYAARSQQRAVEATEEGRFDDQIVPVDNGEETIDTDEGLRPGTTPEVLADLPTVFKSEGTVTPGNASQISDGAAATLITSREFADDHGLEVLAEVGGNNVAGVEPEVMGIGPVPATRGLLDRVGRDIDDYGLVELNEAFASQTLYSQRELGIDDEKFNVNGGAIAIGHPLGASGARLPVTLIHEMNRRGVDRGIATECVGFGQGAAIEFSRP comes from the coding sequence ATGGCCGATACCACTCCGGTGGTCGTGGCGGCGTATCGAACGGCCCAGGGCAAGGAGGACGGCGTGTTCTCGGCGGTCCGGAGCGAGGACCTCTCGATCCCGCTGATCAACGAGATCCTCGCCGAGACGGGACTGGCGGGTGAGGACATCGATGACCTGATGTGGGGCTGTGCCCAGCAGCGCGGCGAACAGGGCAACAACGTCGCGCGGATCATCTCGTTGCTCTCGGATCTGGGCGAATCGGTCCCCGCGACGACGATCAACCGCTGGTGTGCCTCCTCGGCGCAGTCGATCATCTCGGCCTCGGACGCGGTCCGGGCGGGCCAGCGCGACGCCGTCCTCGCGGGCGGCGTCGAGAACATGAGCCGGGTGGAACAGGGGGCGAACCGGCAGAACATCCATCCCCGCCTCGCCGAGGAGCACAACATCGCCGCCCTCTCGATGGGGATGACCGCGGAGGAGGTCGCCGAGCGCTACGACGTGAGCCGGGAGGCACAGGACGAGTACGCCGCGCGATCCCAACAGCGTGCGGTCGAGGCCACCGAGGAGGGCCGCTTCGACGACCAGATCGTCCCCGTCGACAACGGCGAGGAGACGATCGACACCGACGAGGGACTCCGGCCGGGGACCACACCGGAGGTGCTCGCCGACCTCCCCACGGTGTTCAAATCCGAGGGCACGGTGACGCCGGGCAACGCCTCGCAGATCTCCGACGGCGCGGCGGCGACGCTGATCACGAGCCGCGAGTTCGCCGACGACCACGGGCTGGAGGTACTCGCCGAGGTCGGGGGCAACAACGTCGCGGGCGTCGAACCCGAGGTGATGGGTATCGGTCCCGTGCCCGCCACGCGGGGACTGCTCGACCGCGTCGGCCGGGATATCGACGACTACGGGCTAGTCGAACTCAACGAGGCGTTCGCCTCCCAGACCCTCTACAGCCAGCGCGAACTCGGTATCGACGACGAGAAGTTCAACGTCAACGGCGGCGCGATCGCGATCGGTCACCCGCTCGGGGCGAGCGGCGCGCGCCTCCCCGTGACGCTGATCCACGAGATGAACCGGAGAGGGGTCGACCGCGGGATCGCCACCGAGTGCGTCGGCTTCGGTCAGGGCGCGGCGATCGAGTTCTCGCGGCCGTAA